CCAGCCAGGCCGAACAGTTGCAGTCCTCCATCTCCTTCTTCCATCTGGGCGCCACAGCGGCCCGCGTCACCCGGCAGGCCGCCCACCGTGGCAGCAGCAGGCCGCAGCCCGCGCGCAAGGCCCCCAAGGCCCTGGCCGCCAAGGGTTCGTCCAGCGGCTTGGCCCTCGATATGGGGCGCGACGAAGAAGATGATGAATTCGAACGTTTCTAACCAAAGGTCGAGGTGACTCATGAGTGACAACACTACCCTGCAGTACCTGACCTTCGGTCTCGGCGAGGAGGTCTTTGCCCTGGAGACGGGTTCCGTGCGCGAGGTCATCGAACTCGTGTCCGTGACCCGCATCCCCAAGACGCCGCCCTACATGCGCGGAGTCATCAACCTGCGCGGCCATGCCGTGCCCGTGGTCGATCTGCGCATCAAGTTCGACATGCCCAAAGCCCAGGACACGGTCAACACGTGCATCATAATAGTAGATGTGGAAGTCGAAGGCGAAAACTGCTACATGGGAGCGATAGTCGATTCGGTACGTGAAGTCTTTGAAATGACAAGCGACCAGATCAACCCGCCGCCGCGCATGGGCACGTCCATCAGGGCGGACTTCATCCGGGGCATGGGCAAGCAGAACGAGGAGTTCATTATGATCCTCGATATCGGCAAGGTCTTCTCACCCGAAGAATTGCAGGTCTTGCGCAGCACGGAAGAACTGGAAGCATAAAATTGGAACCAAAGCGGGCCGGAACATCAGCTCCGGCCCGCATCACGAACAAGGACCGGTCCATGCCCCAAGACGAAAAAGCGCATCCTCTAAAGGGCCTTGTGTCCGTGATGGAGGAATGCGCCAGCAGCCTGCCCATGCTTCTGTCCCGCCTTGCCGGTGTCATCAAGGATAGAGAAGAGGATTTTCTCGGACTTGGAGCCACGATTTTCGGCATCAACTCGCAGGCCAACACGTTTTCGGCCACGGCTTCGGCCATGGCCTCTTCCGTCGGCGAGGGAGCCCTGCACGCCGCAATCGGCGAACTGCAAACCCGGGCCGACGAGGCCAAGGCCGTGTTTTCCTCCGTCTCCTCCACGGAGCAGCAGGAGGGCATGTCCGAGGTACTCGGACTCATCCGCGGCCTGGACCAGGCCATGGCTCAATTTTTCAACATGGTTCAGACCCTGAAGGTGCTCGAAATCACCACGCGCATCGAGAGCGCCCGCCTGGGCAGCGCCGGTGCCGGATTCACCACCCTGGCCGACGACGTCAGGGCCCTGGGCACCATCATCGACGAACACACGGAAAAAATCAGCGAACACTCGCACCTGCTCATGAACCAGGTGGCGACGGCCAGCGAGCGCAGCAAAAAGCAGCTCGCCTCGCAGAATCGCATCGTCGAAGACATGTTCACGGAACTCTTTGCCGGAATTTCCGAACTTGAGGACATGCGCAACCATTCGGCCGCCCTGGTTCAGGATCTGGCCAAGGGCTCCCGCCAGGTGACCGAGAGCATGGGGCAGGTCATCGCCTCGGTGCAATTTCACGACATCACCCGCCAGCAGGTCGAGCACGTCGAGGAAATCCTGGACCAGGCTGTCCGGGAAATCGGCGCGCCG
The DNA window shown above is from Desulfomicrobium apsheronum and carries:
- a CDS encoding chemotaxis protein CheW — its product is MSDNTTLQYLTFGLGEEVFALETGSVREVIELVSVTRIPKTPPYMRGVINLRGHAVPVVDLRIKFDMPKAQDTVNTCIIIVDVEVEGENCYMGAIVDSVREVFEMTSDQINPPPRMGTSIRADFIRGMGKQNEEFIMILDIGKVFSPEELQVLRSTEELEA